In Sphingomonas crocodyli, a genomic segment contains:
- a CDS encoding TonB-dependent receptor codes for MGDFVIRPTTSLLALAGALFYANAAVAQTASATAPAVDDSADSVSVVETNAMILVTAKATRSATAIPQTEIQKILPGVSPLKAIQTLPGVLYITADPWGYNEQNAQIFIHGFAANQLGYTMDGIPLGDQSYGNYNGLSPQRAVISENVSRVVVSAGAGDLATPSNSNLGGTVETFSSDPLDRMGIQAAHTFGSYDTARTFVRVDSGTFGNGNSAYISGARQRARAWDFNGKQGGYQANAKFVHEDSVGKLTAYFDYNDMTQPNEDATVFFKPSAGGTATAVQLFTPYTKPFFYPDLTTYRTSYLSAAGNSPAAEGSNYRNYYSDAQRTDYLAYLRYDANLSDKVRLSTTGYYHHNDGAGVVAGPLGQSITTAQPYLDPNYATIPTNCRFAANANGVRPAACTGITAAQATAAGAALVAATGGSGLITRTTEYRIDREGAIVALNVDLGTHKIELGGWFEHNSTTQWRRWYAVPVAQPELSTPYVRPRDVMTPLFTQYQGDATIYNLQLHIQDSWQATEKLLIQGGFKTSAQWADGRYPVQPRVGSLGGTTALPEGKINTKRWFLPAIGATYDFNGHEQVYFNVQKNLRQYQAYLAGGGGPWFTGSQPAFDAFAKDGKPESSWTYEIGLRTNRSFDNGVSLNAQVNYYHVDFSDRLLAIPTNPGGIAGSGITGGTSTLVNVGDVKTDGVDAAFTVRYKGFSLYNAVSYSLAKYQNDYTSTASGIGAASNTCIGGFLVVNGIVPTCGKQLPGTPKWMNKTVATAGVGPFEAQLIGDYVGRRFATFSNDASVKSYFLLSGRIAAKIPENLIPLRKAEISLNVTNITKKKGASSLSIGSATNSYSAYPIAPRQWFLTLSAAY; via the coding sequence AGCGTCGTCGAAACCAATGCGATGATCCTTGTCACCGCCAAGGCGACGCGATCGGCGACCGCGATCCCGCAGACCGAGATCCAGAAGATCCTGCCGGGCGTTTCGCCGCTGAAGGCGATCCAGACGCTGCCGGGCGTGCTCTACATCACCGCCGATCCGTGGGGCTATAACGAGCAGAACGCGCAGATCTTCATCCACGGTTTCGCCGCCAACCAGCTCGGCTACACGATGGACGGCATCCCGCTGGGCGATCAGAGCTATGGCAATTATAACGGCCTGTCGCCGCAGCGCGCGGTCATCTCCGAAAATGTCAGCCGCGTCGTCGTGTCGGCGGGTGCGGGCGATCTCGCCACCCCGTCGAACAGCAATCTGGGCGGCACGGTCGAAACCTTCTCGTCCGATCCGCTCGATCGGATGGGCATCCAGGCCGCGCACACCTTCGGCAGCTACGATACCGCGCGCACCTTCGTTCGCGTCGACAGCGGCACCTTCGGCAACGGCAATTCGGCCTATATCTCGGGCGCCCGCCAGCGCGCCCGCGCGTGGGACTTCAACGGCAAGCAGGGCGGCTATCAGGCAAACGCCAAGTTCGTCCACGAGGACTCGGTCGGCAAGCTGACCGCCTATTTCGACTATAACGACATGACCCAGCCGAACGAGGACGCGACCGTCTTCTTCAAGCCATCGGCGGGGGGCACGGCGACGGCGGTGCAGCTGTTCACGCCTTATACCAAGCCCTTCTTCTACCCCGATCTGACGACCTACCGGACCTCCTATCTGAGCGCTGCGGGCAATTCGCCGGCGGCCGAGGGCAGCAATTATCGCAACTATTATTCGGATGCGCAGCGCACCGATTATCTCGCTTACCTACGCTACGACGCCAATCTGAGCGACAAGGTGCGCCTGTCGACGACCGGCTATTATCACCACAATGACGGCGCCGGCGTCGTCGCGGGCCCGCTGGGTCAGTCGATCACGACCGCGCAGCCCTATCTTGATCCGAACTATGCGACGATCCCCACCAATTGCCGCTTCGCCGCGAACGCCAATGGCGTGCGCCCGGCGGCCTGCACGGGGATCACCGCGGCGCAGGCGACCGCCGCCGGCGCGGCGCTGGTCGCGGCGACGGGCGGTTCGGGGCTGATCACCCGCACCACCGAATATCGCATCGATCGCGAAGGCGCGATCGTGGCGCTGAACGTCGATCTGGGCACGCACAAGATCGAACTGGGCGGCTGGTTCGAACATAACAGCACGACGCAGTGGCGCCGCTGGTATGCCGTGCCCGTGGCACAGCCCGAACTCAGCACGCCTTATGTCCGCCCGCGCGACGTGATGACCCCGCTGTTCACGCAATATCAGGGCGATGCGACCATCTATAACCTGCAGCTCCACATTCAGGACAGCTGGCAGGCGACCGAAAAGCTGCTGATCCAGGGCGGTTTCAAGACCAGCGCGCAATGGGCCGACGGCCGTTATCCGGTGCAGCCGCGCGTCGGTTCGCTGGGCGGCACGACCGCATTGCCCGAAGGCAAGATCAACACGAAACGCTGGTTCCTGCCCGCGATCGGCGCGACCTATGACTTCAACGGGCATGAGCAGGTCTATTTCAACGTCCAGAAGAACCTGCGCCAGTATCAGGCCTATCTGGCGGGCGGCGGCGGCCCCTGGTTCACGGGCAGCCAGCCGGCGTTCGATGCCTTTGCCAAGGACGGCAAGCCGGAAAGCAGCTGGACCTACGAAATCGGCCTGCGCACGAACCGCAGCTTCGACAACGGCGTCTCGCTGAACGCGCAGGTCAATTATTACCATGTCGACTTCAGCGATCGTCTGCTTGCGATCCCGACCAATCCGGGCGGTATCGCGGGCAGCGGCATCACCGGCGGCACGTCGACGCTGGTAAACGTCGGCGACGTCAAGACCGACGGCGTCGATGCGGCGTTCACGGTGCGCTACAAGGGCTTCTCGCTCTACAATGCGGTGTCGTACAGCCTGGCCAAATATCAGAACGACTATACGTCGACCGCGTCGGGCATAGGCGCCGCCAGCAACACCTGCATCGGCGGTTTCCTGGTCGTGAACGGCATCGTTCCGACGTGCGGCAAGCAGTTGCCCGGCACGCCCAAGTGGATGAACAAGACGGTCGCCACCGCCGGTGTCGGCCCGTTCGAAGCGCAACTGATCGGCGACTATGTCGGCCGCCGCTTCGCGACGTTCAGCAACGACGCCAGCGTGAAGTCCTACTTCCTGCTGTCGGGCCGCATTGCCGCGAAGATCCCCGAAAATCTGATCCCGCTGCGCAAGGCCGAAATCTCGCTCAACGTCACCAACATCACGAAGAAGAAGGGCGCATCGTCGCTCTCGATCGGATCGGCGACCAACAGCTATTCGGCCTATCCGATCGCGCCACGCCAGTGGTTCCTGACCCTGTCGGCGGCCTACTAA
- a CDS encoding TonB-dependent receptor, giving the protein MRRTISSAVSALSLAIAVQASAQSTAPDAAQGDGSDIIVTAARSALPVNALPLTIDLIDKAALDQQIAISGSVVDAVSNLTPSFSPTRQKLSGAGETLRGRSPLYAINGIPQTTPLRDGSRDGFTIDGFFVDRVELIYGSNALQGIGGTGGIVNQVTVGAPKKEGISGRALVQGTANNGFDGDGTGGKVAGLVQYKADRFDASVGVAYEKRGAFFDGDGRVIGVNLTQGETQDSKTLNLFGRFGYQLGGTGRIDLIASRYELKGDGDYVAIAGNRLTGRPTSAIKGTPPGESARSRTESVALSVTDTALGGGNFVSQIFFNRTRDTFGAEVNAIATFQDVRLAPIGTLIDQSQNRSRKLGGKISYERAVPGFEALTLTGGFDTLFDKTEQRLIATGRIWVPPTDFRSLAPFGQFNLALFDKKLRLAGGARWENVQIKIDDYTTLASTTTPAGGVTVAGGKPKFSDVLFNGGIIFEPWSGIRAYASYAEGFTVPDVGRITRAVNRANVDIDTFLDISPIISNNREIGVEVKQGPLDASVTYFWSSSDKGQLLIAQANGIFDVQRQRVEIHGIELNAGIRMPIEGLKLNVGYAHLSGRYDASTVPDGKVDTDLDGTNISPDRLNLAASYIAGRVSARVQTQYYLSRTFKGLVRDPRNDFGGYQITDASVRYQTGLGGISLSVANLFNKQYIDYSSDTRLPTDNFAYFAGRGRTFTLGWDYRF; this is encoded by the coding sequence ATGCGTCGCACCATCAGTTCTGCGGTTTCCGCCCTGTCGCTGGCGATCGCCGTGCAGGCATCTGCCCAGTCGACCGCGCCGGATGCTGCGCAAGGCGACGGCAGCGACATCATCGTCACCGCCGCACGCTCCGCGCTACCGGTCAACGCGCTGCCGCTGACGATCGACCTGATCGACAAGGCGGCCCTCGATCAGCAGATCGCGATTTCGGGATCGGTGGTGGATGCCGTGTCGAACCTGACGCCGTCCTTCTCGCCGACGCGACAGAAGCTCTCGGGTGCGGGCGAAACGTTGCGTGGCCGTTCGCCGCTCTATGCGATCAACGGCATCCCGCAGACCACCCCGCTGCGCGACGGCAGCCGCGACGGTTTCACGATCGATGGCTTCTTCGTCGATCGGGTCGAGCTGATCTACGGTTCGAACGCACTGCAGGGGATTGGCGGCACCGGCGGCATCGTCAATCAGGTGACGGTCGGCGCGCCGAAGAAGGAAGGTATTTCGGGCCGCGCGCTCGTGCAGGGCACGGCCAATAACGGCTTCGACGGTGATGGCACCGGCGGCAAGGTCGCGGGGCTCGTCCAGTATAAGGCGGATCGTTTCGACGCGAGCGTCGGCGTGGCCTATGAAAAGCGCGGCGCCTTCTTCGACGGCGATGGCCGCGTCATCGGCGTCAATCTGACGCAGGGTGAAACCCAGGATTCGAAGACGCTGAACCTGTTCGGCCGCTTCGGCTATCAGCTTGGCGGCACCGGGCGGATCGACCTGATCGCCAGTCGTTACGAGCTGAAGGGCGATGGCGATTATGTCGCGATCGCGGGCAATCGCCTCACCGGGCGTCCGACCAGCGCGATCAAGGGCACGCCACCGGGCGAATCCGCGCGCAGCCGCACCGAAAGCGTTGCCCTGTCGGTGACGGACACGGCGCTGGGCGGTGGCAATTTCGTCAGCCAGATCTTCTTCAACCGCACCCGCGACACCTTCGGGGCCGAGGTCAACGCGATCGCCACCTTCCAGGATGTGCGCCTCGCGCCGATCGGCACGCTGATCGATCAGTCGCAGAACCGGTCGCGCAAGCTGGGCGGCAAGATCAGCTATGAACGCGCCGTCCCTGGTTTCGAGGCGCTGACACTCACCGGCGGCTTCGACACGCTGTTCGACAAGACCGAGCAGCGGCTGATCGCCACCGGCCGCATCTGGGTTCCGCCGACCGATTTCCGCAGCCTCGCGCCCTTCGGCCAGTTCAACCTCGCGCTGTTCGACAAGAAGCTGCGCCTGGCGGGCGGCGCGCGCTGGGAAAATGTCCAGATCAAGATCGACGACTATACGACGCTGGCATCGACCACGACGCCGGCGGGTGGCGTCACCGTCGCGGGCGGGAAGCCCAAGTTCAGCGACGTCCTGTTCAACGGTGGCATCATCTTCGAACCGTGGAGCGGCATCCGCGCCTATGCGAGCTATGCGGAAGGCTTCACCGTGCCCGACGTCGGCCGCATCACCCGCGCGGTCAATCGCGCCAATGTCGACATCGATACCTTCCTCGATATCAGCCCGATCATCTCGAACAATCGCGAGATCGGGGTCGAGGTGAAGCAGGGGCCGCTCGATGCCAGCGTCACCTATTTCTGGTCGTCGAGCGACAAGGGGCAGCTGCTGATTGCGCAGGCCAACGGCATTTTCGACGTGCAGCGCCAGCGGGTCGAAATCCACGGGATCGAGCTGAATGCGGGCATCCGCATGCCGATTGAAGGGCTCAAGCTCAATGTCGGTTACGCCCATTTGTCGGGCCGCTACGATGCGAGCACGGTGCCCGACGGCAAGGTCGATACCGATTTGGACGGCACCAACATCTCGCCCGATCGCCTGAACCTGGCCGCGAGCTACATCGCTGGGCGGGTGTCGGCGCGGGTCCAGACGCAATATTATCTCAGCCGCACGTTCAAGGGGCTGGTGCGCGATCCGCGGAACGACTTTGGCGGCTATCAGATCACCGATGCCTCAGTCCGTTATCAGACCGGGTTGGGCGGGATCAGCCTTTCGGTCGCGAACCTCTTTAACAAGCAATATATCGATTATAGCAGCGACACGCGGCTGCCGACCGACAACTTCGCCTATTTCGCCGGGCGCGGTCGCACCTTCACGCTGGGTTGGGACTACCGCTTCTGA
- a CDS encoding PepSY-associated TM helix domain-containing protein — protein MKTLDTLHRWTGGLIGLVLALLGLSGAILVHRDAWIMLPHAEDARVEDFDAVARATARMMASPDARPQSIIYASDSFGLDRLTFAKGAGAYADQAGTIVTRWDSQWARPEIWMFDFHHHLFAGDAGEVVIGIAGICGLFFVVSGTILWWRTRRTFEARLLPRRFSRPAILRHHRDLGIMAAALLLLSLYTGIAFIFRPVTTLVLGPGAPAAIEKANKAPKAPSAKLSPDVDWAAIVRTAHARFPDAELRIVSLPRKDSGLISVRMRQPAEWLPNGRTMLWFAADSGRLVETRDALAQPLQVRGFNLIYPLHAAKVGGLAYRLVMTLSGLALTLLGSLAAWSFWFARPKPKPRKRPAQVAKAA, from the coding sequence CTGAAGACGCTCGACACGCTGCACCGCTGGACGGGCGGGCTGATCGGACTGGTGCTGGCCCTGCTGGGCCTGTCCGGCGCGATCCTCGTCCACCGCGACGCATGGATCATGCTGCCGCACGCCGAAGATGCGCGCGTGGAGGATTTCGACGCGGTCGCCCGCGCGACGGCGCGGATGATGGCGTCGCCCGATGCGCGGCCGCAGTCGATCATCTATGCCAGTGACAGTTTCGGCCTCGATCGGCTGACCTTTGCGAAGGGGGCGGGCGCCTATGCCGATCAGGCGGGTACCATCGTCACCCGCTGGGACAGCCAATGGGCGCGGCCCGAAATCTGGATGTTCGATTTCCATCATCATCTGTTCGCTGGTGATGCGGGCGAAGTGGTGATCGGCATCGCCGGGATATGCGGGCTGTTCTTCGTGGTTTCGGGCACGATCCTGTGGTGGCGGACGCGGCGGACGTTCGAGGCGCGCCTGCTGCCGCGCCGGTTCAGCCGGCCGGCGATCCTGCGCCATCATCGCGATCTCGGCATCATGGCCGCCGCTTTGCTGCTGCTCTCGCTCTACACCGGCATCGCCTTCATCTTCCGGCCGGTGACGACGCTCGTGCTCGGGCCGGGAGCCCCTGCGGCGATCGAAAAGGCGAACAAGGCCCCCAAGGCGCCGTCGGCGAAGCTGTCGCCCGACGTGGATTGGGCCGCGATCGTCCGGACCGCGCATGCACGCTTTCCGGACGCTGAACTGCGGATCGTCAGCCTGCCGCGCAAGGATAGCGGCCTGATCTCGGTGCGGATGCGCCAGCCGGCCGAATGGCTGCCCAACGGACGGACGATGCTCTGGTTCGCGGCCGACAGCGGGCGGCTGGTCGAAACGCGCGATGCCCTTGCGCAGCCGTTGCAGGTCCGGGGATTCAATCTCATCTATCCGCTGCACGCGGCGAAGGTGGGCGGGCTTGCCTATCGGTTGGTGATGACGCTGTCGGGCCTGGCGCTCACCTTGCTCGGCAGCCTTGCGGCCTGGAGCTTCTGGTTCGCGCGGCCCAAGCCGAAGCCTAGGAAACGGCCGGCGCAGGTGGCCAAAGCCGCATAG
- a CDS encoding LLM class flavin-dependent oxidoreductase, which translates to MTAIANYIPLAKAVEEAGYAGFLVPDSLIYPQASDTEYLYNSDGSRDFLENKPFVESFILSSAILTATSRLEVTTNVVKLPVRQPLYSAKLACSVDALSGDRFNFGVGLSVWPDDYQAMGVDYAKRGKRLDECIEIVRGLATGDYFEFHGEFYDMQSVKINPVGSRPLPILVGGHSDPALRRAALHDGFIYAGGAYDDFVALIEKLRGYRDEAGTAAKPYRIFARTYDEVTPDYVRRMEDLGVTDMPVAFRNMYANEEDTQPLDEKIADYVRFADNVMAKL; encoded by the coding sequence ATGACGGCCATCGCCAACTATATCCCGCTCGCCAAGGCGGTGGAGGAGGCGGGCTATGCCGGCTTTCTGGTGCCCGACAGCCTGATCTACCCGCAGGCGTCCGACACCGAATATCTCTATAATAGCGACGGCAGCCGTGATTTCCTCGAGAACAAGCCGTTCGTCGAAAGCTTCATCCTCTCCTCGGCGATCCTGACCGCGACCAGCCGGCTCGAAGTCACCACCAACGTCGTCAAGCTGCCCGTCCGCCAGCCGCTCTATTCGGCGAAGCTCGCCTGCTCGGTCGACGCGCTGAGCGGGGATCGGTTCAACTTCGGCGTGGGGCTGAGCGTCTGGCCCGACGATTATCAGGCGATGGGGGTCGATTATGCCAAGCGCGGCAAGCGGCTCGATGAATGTATCGAGATCGTCCGCGGCCTCGCGACCGGCGACTATTTCGAGTTTCACGGCGAGTTTTACGACATGCAGTCGGTGAAGATTAACCCGGTCGGAAGCCGCCCGCTGCCGATCCTGGTCGGCGGGCACAGCGATCCCGCGCTCCGCCGCGCGGCGCTGCATGACGGGTTCATCTATGCGGGCGGCGCCTATGACGATTTCGTCGCCCTGATCGAAAAGCTGCGCGGCTATCGCGACGAGGCGGGGACGGCGGCAAAGCCCTATCGCATTTTCGCGCGCACCTATGATGAGGTCACGCCCGATTATGTGCGCCGCATGGAGGATCTGGGCGTCACCGACATGCCTGTCGCCTTCCGCAACATGTATGCGAACGAGGAAGACACCCAGCCGCTCGATGAGAAGATCGCCGATTATGTGCGCTTCGCGGATAATGTGATGGCGAAGCTCTGA
- a CDS encoding YdeI/OmpD-associated family protein: MSVDDRIDAYIAKAAPFAAPILTHLRGVVHAACPQVEETIRWGMPSFTYKGSILCQMAAFKAHASFGFWQREQATGEAPAKDKDAMGQFGRLTSVADLPADADLKAMIARAMALIDTGAKTPRPIKHPKPPVALPDDLAAALAAVPAAQATYDGFPEGQKREYVEWVVEAKRAETRAGRIANAVEWMAEGKRRNWKYERC, from the coding sequence ATGAGCGTCGACGACCGTATCGACGCTTATATCGCCAAGGCGGCGCCCTTTGCCGCGCCGATCCTGACCCACCTGCGTGGCGTGGTGCATGCGGCCTGCCCGCAGGTGGAGGAGACGATCCGCTGGGGCATGCCCAGCTTCACCTATAAGGGGTCGATCCTGTGCCAGATGGCGGCGTTCAAGGCGCACGCCTCGTTCGGTTTCTGGCAGCGCGAACAGGCGACGGGCGAGGCCCCGGCGAAGGACAAGGATGCGATGGGCCAGTTCGGCCGGCTCACCAGCGTTGCCGATCTGCCCGCCGACGCCGACCTGAAAGCGATGATCGCGCGGGCGATGGCGCTGATCGACACGGGCGCGAAGACGCCACGGCCGATCAAGCACCCCAAGCCCCCGGTCGCCCTGCCCGACGATCTGGCCGCCGCGCTCGCCGCCGTGCCGGCCGCGCAGGCGACCTATGACGGCTTTCCCGAGGGGCAGAAGCGCGAATATGTCGAATGGGTCGTCGAGGCCAAACGCGCCGAGACCCGCGCGGGCCGCATCGCCAATGCGGTCGAATGGATGGCGGAGGGCAAGCGCCGCAACTGGAAGTACGAACGCTGCTGA
- a CDS encoding DUF2721 domain-containing protein has protein sequence MLPILPVLPTDIAHVIQTALAPVFLLTGIGSILNLLASRLSRIVDHARRIEREFTPVGDPIHEKQVKRLRLLDKRMRIVGNAIFLCTASAVLICIVVAGLFVANLLELGFGRLTASLFVLAMLLLIAGLTLFLIEVRLAVHAVQVEDALLEREGRS, from the coding sequence ATGCTTCCGATCCTTCCCGTGCTGCCGACCGACATCGCGCACGTCATCCAGACCGCGCTTGCGCCCGTCTTCCTGCTCACCGGCATCGGATCGATTCTGAACCTGCTGGCCAGCCGCCTGTCGCGCATCGTCGATCATGCCCGCCGGATCGAACGTGAGTTCACCCCCGTCGGCGATCCGATTCACGAAAAGCAGGTGAAGCGGCTGCGGCTGCTGGACAAGAGGATGCGGATCGTCGGCAACGCGATCTTCCTATGCACCGCCAGCGCGGTGCTGATCTGCATCGTGGTTGCGGGGCTGTTCGTCGCCAACCTGCTCGAACTCGGCTTCGGCCGGTTGACGGCGTCGCTGTTCGTCCTGGCGATGCTGCTGCTGATCGCGGGGCTGACCCTGTTCTTGATCGAGGTGCGCCTGGCGGTCCACGCCGTCCAGGTCGAAGATGCGCTGCTGGAGCGCGAAGGTCGAAGCTGA
- a CDS encoding LL-diaminopimelate aminotransferase, translated as MSEEFYRIKRLPPYVIAEVNAMRAAARARGEDIIDLGMGNPDLPPPQHVIDKLVEVAQKPDAHGYSASKGIPGLRRAQAGYYQRRFGVDVDPETEVVVTMGSKEGLSSLATAITAPGDVILAPNPSYPIHTFGFIIAGATIRSVPTTPDERYWEALDRAMKFTVPRPSVLVVGYPSNPTAETVDLAFYERLVAWAKEHKVWVLSDLAYSELYYDGNPTPSILQVPGAKDVAIEFTSMSKTYSMAGWRMGFAVGNKQLIAALTRVKSYLDYGAFTPIQAAAVAAINGPQDIVQKNRELYQRRRDVLVESFGRAGWDIPPSRASMFCWAPLPPAVAHLGSLEFSKQLLTHAGVAVAPGVGYGEDGEGFVRIAMVENEQRIRQAARNVKKYLQSMGVNTPARNAG; from the coding sequence ATGTCCGAGGAATTTTACCGCATCAAGCGCCTGCCCCCTTATGTCATCGCCGAAGTGAACGCGATGCGGGCAGCGGCGCGAGCGCGGGGCGAGGACATCATCGATCTTGGCATGGGCAACCCCGATCTGCCGCCGCCCCAGCATGTCATCGACAAGCTGGTCGAGGTGGCGCAGAAGCCCGACGCGCACGGCTATTCGGCGTCGAAGGGCATTCCGGGCCTCCGCCGCGCGCAGGCCGGCTATTATCAGCGCCGCTTCGGGGTCGACGTCGATCCCGAAACCGAAGTCGTCGTCACGATGGGGTCTAAGGAGGGGCTGTCGAGCCTCGCCACCGCGATCACCGCGCCCGGCGACGTCATCCTGGCGCCGAACCCGAGCTACCCGATCCACACCTTCGGCTTCATCATCGCCGGCGCCACGATCCGTTCGGTGCCGACCACGCCCGACGAACGCTATTGGGAGGCGCTCGATCGCGCGATGAAGTTCACGGTGCCGCGCCCGTCGGTGCTGGTGGTCGGCTATCCGTCCAACCCCACCGCCGAAACGGTCGACCTGGCCTTTTACGAACGGCTCGTCGCCTGGGCGAAGGAGCATAAGGTCTGGGTGCTGAGCGACCTCGCTTATTCCGAACTTTATTATGACGGCAATCCGACGCCTTCGATCCTGCAGGTGCCGGGCGCGAAGGACGTCGCGATCGAGTTTACGTCGATGTCGAAGACCTATTCGATGGCGGGCTGGCGCATGGGCTTCGCGGTGGGCAACAAGCAGCTGATCGCGGCACTGACGCGCGTGAAGTCGTATCTCGATTATGGCGCCTTCACGCCGATCCAGGCGGCGGCGGTTGCGGCGATCAACGGGCCGCAGGATATCGTCCAGAAGAATCGCGAACTCTACCAGCGGCGTCGCGACGTGCTGGTCGAAAGCTTCGGTCGCGCGGGCTGGGACATTCCGCCGTCGCGCGCGTCGATGTTCTGCTGGGCGCCGCTGCCGCCGGCGGTCGCACATCTGGGCAGCCTCGAATTCTCGAAGCAGCTCCTGACGCATGCGGGCGTCGCGGTAGCGCCGGGCGTCGGTTATGGCGAGGACGGCGAAGGCTTCGTCCGGATCGCGATGGTCGAGAATGAGCAGCGCATTCGCCAGGCTGCGCGCAACGTGAAGAAGTATCTGCAGTCGATGGGCGTTAATACGCCCGCGCGAAACGCGGGCTAA
- a CDS encoding PHA/PHB synthase family protein has product MGDLGEDWGRQTTVSELPPLAEIQHWTGVVGQAQQMIMEHLVHAMPDAGSLPLPDMQFPDMGAIMGDTTRLVDLQSDAVGDALGLWTALMKGDVEALKAADRDRRFNAEAWRQTPIFDVIRQAYLLLCEHFMRAVDAIDGVEPEVRNKIRFAMRTVTEAMSPANFPLTNPQVLERIFETRGQNLLRGLEHMLADITKGQLTQVRQGAFELGRNIAATPGKVIHETPLYQLIHYAPTTETVFETPLLIFPAWINRFYILDLNQRNSFVRWAVDQGISVFLVSWKSADESIAGIGMDDYVIGGQIDAIDAVRKATGAESVHTIGYCVAGSVLAMTLAYLAAKGEAGKVASATFFTAQVDFEEAGELKHLLSDELMAMLPMLTGDKGVLDGRFLAASFNLLRARDLIWNYVVQNYLLGEDYPEFDLLHWNNDTTNLPGEWHRDYIQALYRDNRLVQPGALSIAGVPIDLTKILTPAYIQAGREDHIAPAPSVWRIMDHFRGDRRFVLAGSGHVAGVVNPPAAKKYQYWTNPAADSFADFVANAVETPGSWWSDWIGWIADRSGPKVPAKGKRVPGKGPLKAIEDAPGRYVRMR; this is encoded by the coding sequence ATGGGTGATCTCGGCGAGGATTGGGGCAGGCAGACGACCGTATCGGAGCTGCCGCCGCTTGCCGAAATCCAGCACTGGACCGGCGTCGTCGGACAGGCGCAGCAGATGATCATGGAACATCTGGTCCACGCCATGCCCGATGCCGGCAGCCTGCCGCTACCCGACATGCAGTTCCCCGATATGGGCGCGATCATGGGTGACACGACCAGGCTGGTCGATCTGCAGAGCGATGCCGTGGGCGACGCGCTGGGCCTGTGGACCGCCCTGATGAAGGGCGATGTCGAGGCGCTGAAGGCCGCCGACCGCGATCGTCGCTTCAATGCCGAGGCGTGGCGCCAGACTCCGATCTTCGATGTGATCCGCCAGGCCTATCTGCTGCTGTGCGAACATTTCATGCGCGCGGTCGATGCGATCGACGGGGTCGAGCCCGAGGTGCGCAACAAGATCCGCTTCGCGATGCGCACCGTGACCGAGGCGATGTCGCCCGCCAATTTCCCGCTGACCAACCCCCAGGTGCTGGAACGCATCTTCGAAACGCGCGGGCAGAATCTGCTGCGCGGCCTCGAACATATGCTCGCCGACATCACCAAGGGGCAGCTGACCCAGGTCCGGCAGGGCGCGTTCGAACTGGGACGCAACATCGCCGCCACGCCCGGCAAGGTGATCCACGAAACCCCGCTCTATCAGCTGATCCATTATGCGCCGACGACCGAGACGGTGTTCGAAACCCCGCTGTTGATCTTCCCGGCATGGATCAACCGTTTCTACATCCTCGATCTCAACCAGCGGAACAGCTTCGTGCGCTGGGCGGTGGATCAGGGGATCAGCGTGTTCCTCGTCTCATGGAAGTCGGCGGACGAGAGCATCGCAGGCATCGGCATGGACGATTATGTGATCGGCGGGCAGATCGATGCGATCGATGCCGTGCGCAAGGCGACGGGGGCCGAGAGCGTCCACACGATCGGCTATTGCGTGGCGGGCAGCGTGCTCGCGATGACGCTCGCTTATCTTGCCGCGAAGGGGGAGGCGGGGAAGGTCGCCAGCGCCACCTTCTTCACCGCGCAGGTCGATTTCGAGGAAGCGGGCGAGCTCAAGCATCTGCTGAGCGACGAACTGATGGCGATGCTGCCGATGCTGACCGGGGACAAGGGCGTGCTCGACGGCCGCTTCCTGGCCGCTTCGTTCAACCTGCTGCGCGCGCGCGATCTGATCTGGAACTATGTCGTCCAGAATTATCTGCTGGGCGAGGATTATCCCGAGTTCGATCTGCTCCACTGGAACAACGATACGACCAACCTGCCCGGCGAATGGCATCGCGACTATATCCAGGCGCTGTATCGCGACAATCGGCTGGTGCAGCCGGGCGCGCTGAGCATCGCCGGCGTACCGATCGATCTGACGAAGATCCTGACGCCGGCCTATATCCAGGCGGGGCGTGAGGATCATATCGCCCCGGCGCCCAGCGTCTGGCGGATCATGGATCATTTCCGCGGCGATCGGCGCTTCGTGCTGGCGGGGTCGGGTCACGTCGCGGGCGTGGTCAATCCGCCGGCGGCGAAGAAATACCAATATTGGACCAATCCGGCCGCGGACAGCTTTGCCGATTTCGTGGCGAATGCCGTCGAAACGCCGGGCAGTTGGTGGAGCGACTGGATTGGCTGGATCGCCGATCGATCGGGGCCGAAGGTGCCGGCCAAGGGCAAGCGAGTCCCCGGCAAGGGGCCGCTCAAGGCGATCGAGGATGCCCCCGGCCGCTATGTGCGGATGCGGTAA